The following is a genomic window from Tripterygium wilfordii isolate XIE 37 chromosome 19, ASM1340144v1, whole genome shotgun sequence.
tgattttcatttttaacggaaaagctgtggaaaaaaaactgagcttaaagctgtataatatgttgtgaggtgtttggtgaactaaaaaacAATGCTAGCAGAAAAgctgttgaattaaaatattaaaatattatattttatgatttttatattaaatttagggtttaaattaatctttttttttgtttatcaagAGGtttaaattaatctaataaatataattttaatacttaatctaataaatataatttttattaaaattatttttgtaacaataaattattaaatatttttatatcaaatttaaaatattaataaaattatctgtttataaaacattaataaatttttagaaaattattaatgatttattaataaaatagcttattttgttgttaagtataataataatatattagttTTGAGTGGTAtattataatgtttatattaataaagattcaagaattaaaaaaattaaaaagaaagaagttaAATATGGTAATAATTGTGTGGGTGGTCacagttaaaaaaaagaagcaaatctCCTCATTAATTCAGTGGACCCCACAGAATTAATGAGAATAAAAAGACAACAACATTGTTGCCGCTGCAAAATAAACCCTTTCAAGGAACTTATTTTTGGCCAACGAATCCGTTGGTATGTGCCAACGATTCCGCTAACAAATGTTTGCGCTTGCCGCTCCACCAAACACACGGCATCTCAGCAAAACCTTCTACACGACCCCAAAGTAggatatgtgtgtgtatatatatatgcaccaacGAATGATGAACATCCACGACAACGGATATAACTAAAAGGCATGAGAAATTATGCTCTTATCTTTTGGAAAATGTGCTACACGTTGTATGGGCCCTTTGCTTTAATATAACATATATAGAGATTTTTCTTAGTTGTgaaccaaaaacatgaaattcaATCAACAAAAACTGAGGTCACACATTTATTGTGAGACCTATCGCATTTATAGTTGAAAAGGTAAATTTACAAAATTGATTCACACTTTTGAttacacatatataaacacacataaaTTCTCAATTAAAAGTGTGAATCAACTTTGTGATGTGTGAGTGCGCGCGCGTGTAGTTTGATTTTTGTGAACAATAGTTTAATATTATTTGGCTTGTTTTCATTTATGCATCGTCCAATAAAAATTTGACAAAGGGATTCCTTATTCAAATTTATTCATCTAATATAATAagaattcttttcaaaaattttgctttTCTTCATTGATGACTTCGTCGAATATGAAGTTATGGCATCGTTGTCGAATAGGAAACTAATAAATATTGTTACTTATTTAATTTATTCGTCTAAATATTGTAATTACATTCATTttgaagtaaattttttttttgtaagtacaAGATTtttatgcatatttttttttattttgcactttaattttgttatataaataatgagaaattagttaattttttaataaatagttCTAAATAAATTTTGGAGGCATTGCCTCCGAACCCCCACCAACTTTTCACCCCCCCCCCTCACAAGAAATCATGGCTCCACCCCAGTGTGGCTCtcacttttgttattttttattacaaccataACCATTTGATTAGTATTCACAAAGTCAATTCACACTTTTTGTTTTTCagcatattatatatttatatgtgtgtgttttttttccttatggGTACAGCCCAGTCCCAGTCAAAAGTCCGGCATCtccttttgatgctttggcctTTGGGTGGTTGTCTCATGCGCCTAAAGTCTGGGTGTGGGCTCACTGATGTCATGCCTAAAAGTTAAAGAAAAACGGGCCTTCAGCCCAATTGGGGGAAAACGGGCCCACAGCCCGTATGATTCGGAGAGAGACTAAAAACACCTGAAGTTACACAATGCTGAAATGCTGAATACAAGGGGAAAGCAAATCATGGTGGAAAGAGGAGAGAGCGGCTTTTGATGCtagacaaaattttttttgaagaattgCGGAGGAAGAGATATACTTACCTGGTGTTGCGACTTCAGTCCTGATTAAGGGAGAGAAATTCTCcacttaatttctttttttaggaGCTTTATTTATCTGCGAATTAAGGTATGATTTATGTCCAAGTAGTGTCAATGCTGTGTGTTCATTTGATTTGAAGTAATATATGCGTACTGTTCATGCTTCTTTTTGGATTTTGGTAGTGTGAATTGAAACTTTTGTTGATTTGGAGTGTGCGTGTTTTGTATTACGTCTACCTGTATTGTTTGGCACACAAGGTGTTTGATCATTTGTCTCTATTAACTATAGCCGGGATACCTGTGTGTGAATGAAGGTTCTTGTTTCTTGTGGTGATTCATGTCGATTTGCGAAATTAAATTAGGGGTTTTCCCTGCTCTGTCTATGATCAGTGTTAGCTTGATTAAGTTTAGCCTAGACCCCATTTGCATCACTTCTGATGCCTTGTTTAGCAGAGTGTGAATTCTCATTCattattgttatttgtttaAGTTCCAATTTTCGTCGTTTTGTTGATGAATAGAAATGGTAAGGTATTGGGGTAAGGTTTGAGTACAAAAAGACTTTGATCAAGAGATTGCTGATTGTTGGAAAATCTTGATGAGAGACCTATTTTTCATTAGGACTGTTGTGCACATTGGACCGATTTTGTGTAACTTAGACAATTTTGATAGGCATTCAAGATTGACTTTAGTGATTATCGAGTAACTAGAGGAGGATAACCTATTTGGATATTTAGGGATTACAACTATACCAATATAACGACAGGTTCAAAAAAGGCAAGCAGATTGATTTATATTTAATGTACTtcattttaaatatattttatgtaaGAGGATACATCTTGCTGTGAACCTCGCAGAATGTTTTTCATCCTCCACTTGTTATGAATCTTCCCATTGTAGAGTGCAAAATTAGCTGGTAATTTGAAGCATCTTTGTTGTCGTACATTATTTCCTTTCCAGATTGCAGACATAATAATTCTTTTGAGTCTTGATTACTTTGGATGCAGGAAGTACCAGACTGAAGCAGATAATATATTTCTatccattttttgtttcttcaccCGTTGCTTTCATTAATAGTAGAACTCAAAATCATGAAGCTTATTGCGCTCGTCAAATCTGTTTGTTCCCATTCCACTCTTCGTGAAATAATTGGGCCTTTGCAGTTTCGTAGCTTCCAGCATGACTTTGTTCCCAGAGATCCAAAGGCCAAACCAAAAAGGTATAAATATCCTGCGTTTTATGATCCTTATGGTCCTAGACCCCCACCATCTGATAAAATCATTCAACTTGCTGAACTTATCATTGCCCTTCCTTTTGAGGAGCGAAAGCAAATTGGTCCTACTCTCTCTGAAAAGCTAAGACATCCAAAGCTGCAAACAATTTCAGTAGAAGGCATGGACTTGGGTCCACAGGGAGGAGCAACTGCTGGTGCTGTGAAGACggaggagaagaaggagaaaacTGCGTTTGATGTGAAGTTGGAGAAGTTTGATGCTGCAGCCAAAATAAAGGTGATCAAAGAAGCTAGGGCATTCACTAACCTTGGATTAA
Proteins encoded in this region:
- the LOC119985140 gene encoding 50S ribosomal protein L12, chloroplastic-like produces the protein MKLIALVKSVCSHSTLREIIGPLQFRSFQHDFVPRDPKAKPKRYKYPAFYDPYGPRPPPSDKIIQLAELIIALPFEERKQIGPTLSEKLRHPKLQTISVEGMDLGPQGGATAGAVKTEEKKEKTAFDVKLEKFDAAAKIKVIKEARAFTNLGLKEAKDLVEKVPIVLKQGVTKDEANEIIEKIKTAGGVAVME